In Neorhodopirellula lusitana, one genomic interval encodes:
- a CDS encoding YrhB domain-containing protein has protein sequence MTPAEALALAEKHAEAGMVVDHTTLRETDFGFYFHVASEAYLRTGDMMDMPVDSCGVLVDRKTGHVHGLGSAFDLQYWLDAYDRGLHLPTDVIVLTVSDRQRAAFALERLQMSYVIPEVAYGETWTVPRHYNTKDFVRSFDSLPSRFERQNLIFRMHELDAIATNTDLTIALEPHADG, from the coding sequence ATGACTCCTGCTGAAGCCCTTGCCCTTGCCGAGAAGCACGCCGAAGCAGGCATGGTTGTTGACCACACCACGCTTCGAGAGACGGATTTCGGCTTTTACTTTCACGTCGCCTCTGAGGCGTACCTGCGCACCGGCGACATGATGGACATGCCCGTTGATTCGTGCGGTGTACTGGTCGATCGCAAGACCGGCCATGTCCACGGGCTTGGTTCCGCATTTGATCTACAATACTGGCTTGATGCCTATGATCGGGGGCTACACCTCCCGACCGACGTGATCGTCCTCACGGTAAGCGATCGACAACGCGCCGCATTTGCTCTCGAGCGATTGCAAATGTCCTACGTTATCCCCGAAGTCGCCTATGGCGAAACCTGGACGGTTCCGAGGCACTACAATACAAAGGACTTCGTACGCTCCTTCGACTCGCTTCCATCGCGATTCGAGCGTCAAAACCTAATTTTTCGCATGCATGAACTTGACGCAATTGCGACGAACACTGACCTGACCATTGCTCTTGAACCTCACGCGGACGGATAA
- a CDS encoding SMI1/KNR4 family protein, with translation MCDTPTSDDIERFRDTCPANLPPEFIKFHKRHGAVKMDIESIGSGLVWLWPLRDVLQFSREYGFDEFAPGLLGIGSDGCGELYAIDIRDGSSDAVGDIPATSLQLEDFRQLSSSYAEFADTLLDGTPIVEPDA, from the coding sequence ATGTGTGATACTCCAACATCCGATGACATTGAGCGGTTCCGAGATACATGTCCTGCAAATCTTCCACCGGAGTTTATCAAATTCCATAAACGACACGGTGCCGTGAAAATGGATATCGAATCAATTGGGTCGGGACTCGTATGGCTCTGGCCCTTACGGGACGTTCTCCAATTCAGCCGTGAATACGGATTCGACGAATTTGCGCCGGGACTACTGGGAATTGGATCTGATGGATGCGGTGAACTCTACGCGATAGATATTCGCGACGGTTCATCGGATGCTGTTGGCGACATTCCGGCAACGTCATTACAATTGGAGGACTTTCGACAATTATCGTCATCTTACGCGGAATTCGCGGACACATTGCTCGACGGTACTCCAATCGTAGAACCTGACGCGTAG